The following nucleotide sequence is from Dyella sp. BiH032.
TAGGCGAAGATCCCCGGATTGAGGATCACATCGAAGTACACGCGCGCCTTCACGATCGCCACCAGCGCGCCGAGCACGAACACTTCGCTCATGGTCCACGGCCCCACGCGGTGCAGCGCCACCATCGCCTGGCGAAAACCGGGGGCGCGCTGGCCGCGCTGGGCGAAGAACAGCACCCAGCCCAGCAGCGACATCTTGCACAAGGGAAAGAAGAACAGCGTGGCCGCGGCCAGCACCGAGACGATCTGCGAATGCTCCCGCCACATCATGATGATGGCGCCCCACAGCGTGGTGCTGATCAGCTGGCCGTTGAGGCCCAGCGTCACGATCGGCCAGACGTTGGCCTGCACGAACACCAGCATCGCGGTGACCACCAGCGCGAACATGCCGCCCACGCCGAGGCGATGGTGCCGCTCCAGGATGGCGTCGCAACGCAGGCAACGCGCGACCTCGCCGCAGCACAGCTCGCGCCGCCGGTAGACGGTGTCGCAATGCTCGCAGATCAGCAACGGCTGCTGTTCGGCCATGCGGGTACTGGCGGGGTCCGGGCTCGTCATCCGGCGGATTCTCGCAAATCCACGCCGCGTGCGCCCAGGCACCGGCAAG
It contains:
- a CDS encoding paraquat-inducible protein A, coding for MTSPDPASTRMAEQQPLLICEHCDTVYRRRELCCGEVARCLRCDAILERHHRLGVGGMFALVVTAMLVFVQANVWPIVTLGLNGQLISTTLWGAIIMMWREHSQIVSVLAAATLFFFPLCKMSLLGWVLFFAQRGQRAPGFRQAMVALHRVGPWTMSEVFVLGALVAIVKARVYFDVILNPGIFAYAALTLLITVFASIDLRRLWELVPETPA